The Microbacterium sp. LWO12-1.2 genome includes a window with the following:
- a CDS encoding ABC transporter permease, giving the protein MMTAVTVPTFSAARDRERITGVGLLRSEWRKLWTIRSLWVTLAAAFALTIGLCSYMIIDGTTLGGADAGHIPFGWTGIYPAGMLVLVVFGVLSVTTEYASGSIRTSLTTAPRRTGVMLAKAAVVTGISTVLAFATTVLLYLLLQAMGTVPSAVGMSLFAPEMWWGVLGGTLMLPYGALFGVLLGWLLRNAAGAICLYFGLFQMGPQILPAFLPEPLSSITDYMPLAAINIMRSGGMSTEPYGAATAIIILLTWLTALGGLAWWRLKKFDG; this is encoded by the coding sequence ATGATGACCGCAGTCACCGTCCCAACCTTTTCCGCAGCGCGTGACCGCGAGCGCATCACCGGCGTCGGACTACTGCGGTCTGAATGGCGCAAACTATGGACAATTCGATCGCTCTGGGTGACGTTGGCGGCCGCCTTCGCGCTGACGATCGGGCTCTGTTCCTACATGATCATCGACGGCACGACCCTGGGAGGTGCCGACGCAGGACACATCCCGTTCGGCTGGACAGGTATCTATCCGGCCGGAATGCTTGTGCTTGTCGTTTTTGGCGTACTCAGCGTTACCACCGAATATGCAAGCGGCTCGATCCGCACGAGTCTGACCACCGCGCCCCGCCGCACAGGCGTGATGCTTGCGAAAGCTGCAGTCGTCACCGGGATCTCCACAGTCCTCGCCTTCGCCACCACCGTCCTCCTCTATCTGCTGCTCCAGGCGATGGGGACGGTTCCATCGGCCGTGGGGATGTCTCTCTTCGCTCCGGAGATGTGGTGGGGAGTGCTTGGCGGCACGCTCATGTTGCCTTACGGGGCTTTGTTCGGCGTGCTGCTGGGGTGGCTATTGCGCAACGCTGCGGGAGCGATCTGCCTGTACTTCGGCCTGTTCCAAATGGGACCCCAAATCCTGCCGGCGTTCCTCCCCGAGCCCTTGTCCAGCATTACCGACTACATGCCGCTTGCAGCGATCAACATCATGCGATCCGGTGGGATGAGCACGGAACCGTACGGGGCCGCTACGGCGATCATCATCCTCTTGACGTGGTTGACTGCCCTCGGCGGCCTGGCATGGTGGCGCTTGAAGAAGTTCGACGGCTAA
- a CDS encoding ATP-binding cassette domain-containing protein → MITSHHLTKRYGEKTVVDNLTFTVRPGVVTGFLGPNGAGKSTTMRMLVGLDRPTDGRITVGGRRYQDLPDPIRHLGVMLDARAVNPGRTALNHLLVVAETHNIARARAIEVLEMVGLGAVANKRAGGFSLGMSQRLGIATALLGDPATLVLDEPVNGLDPDGVLWLRHLLVRLAAEGRTVFLSSHLMSELSLIAKDLVVIGQGRLLAAGTVEDVIESVAPETTRVVSPDASRLADVIQRSGVEVRRSGEDTLFISGFSAREVGHIAAGQGATLYALSAERASLEEAFMQITRNAVEYSSQEEAAA, encoded by the coding sequence ATGATCACCAGTCACCACCTCACCAAAAGGTACGGCGAAAAGACCGTCGTCGATAACCTCACCTTCACCGTTCGTCCGGGCGTCGTCACGGGCTTCCTCGGGCCCAACGGAGCGGGCAAATCCACCACTATGCGCATGCTCGTCGGTCTCGACCGACCCACAGATGGTCGCATCACCGTCGGCGGACGCCGGTATCAAGACCTTCCCGACCCAATTCGCCACCTTGGCGTGATGCTCGACGCGAGGGCGGTGAATCCCGGGCGCACCGCCCTCAACCATCTCCTCGTCGTCGCCGAGACACATAACATCGCCCGCGCAAGGGCAATCGAGGTCCTCGAGATGGTGGGCCTCGGAGCCGTCGCAAACAAACGAGCGGGTGGGTTCTCGTTGGGCATGAGCCAACGGCTCGGCATCGCCACGGCTCTTCTGGGGGACCCGGCCACTCTCGTGCTCGACGAACCGGTCAACGGCCTCGATCCAGATGGGGTGCTCTGGCTCCGTCATCTCCTGGTACGACTTGCCGCTGAGGGGCGAACCGTGTTTCTTTCCTCACATCTAATGAGCGAGCTCTCCTTGATCGCGAAGGACCTCGTCGTGATCGGGCAAGGCCGCCTGCTCGCGGCGGGAACCGTCGAAGATGTCATCGAGTCGGTGGCGCCGGAGACCACACGCGTCGTGAGTCCTGATGCGTCGCGTCTCGCTGATGTGATCCAACGATCCGGGGTCGAGGTTCGACGGTCAGGTGAGGACACTCTCTTCATCAGCGGCTTCTCGGCGCGGGAAGTCGGCCATATCGCGGCAGGTCAGGGAGCCACGCTGTACGCCCTATCCGCAGAAAGGGCGTCACTCGAGGAGGCATTCATGCAGATCACCCGAAACGCGGTCGAGTACTCGTCCCAGGAGGAGGCCGCAGCATGA
- a CDS encoding metallophosphoesterase family protein — translation MLTIAHLSDPHLDLSSDREPRFAAVLRQVKGLPAVDALVVSGDLADHGLVEEYESFFAHLPPDLPVLVGAGNHDLSEPLSAALTSAGMSSQPNAILQLDGATIIGLDSHIDGRDDGLLTGATMGFARDAIREASGPVVLMLHHPPVPIGHHIVDEHFALANPQDLELLIRESPAVIAVFTGHVHAAFTAMFAGVPVLGSPGIVSTMRLGSRTNPIADFDAMPGFALHSIDRQNVRTVFHYLTPKDL, via the coding sequence ATGTTGACGATCGCGCATCTCAGCGATCCGCACCTTGATCTTTCGAGTGATCGGGAGCCACGCTTCGCGGCTGTTCTGCGTCAGGTCAAGGGCCTTCCGGCCGTCGACGCGCTTGTTGTCAGCGGCGACCTTGCGGACCACGGGCTGGTGGAAGAGTACGAGAGTTTCTTCGCGCACCTTCCGCCCGACCTGCCGGTACTGGTGGGGGCCGGCAATCATGATCTCTCCGAACCGCTGTCCGCTGCGCTGACATCGGCGGGAATGTCGTCGCAACCCAACGCCATTCTGCAGCTCGATGGTGCGACCATCATCGGGCTGGACTCGCACATCGACGGTCGTGATGACGGACTTCTCACTGGGGCCACTATGGGCTTCGCTCGCGACGCGATTCGTGAGGCTTCCGGGCCCGTGGTTCTCATGTTGCACCACCCGCCGGTTCCCATCGGGCATCACATCGTGGACGAGCACTTCGCACTCGCGAACCCGCAAGACCTGGAGCTGCTCATCCGGGAGTCTCCGGCAGTGATCGCTGTCTTCACGGGCCACGTGCACGCCGCGTTCACAGCGATGTTTGCGGGAGTACCAGTTCTGGGTAGCCCCGGCATCGTGTCCACGATGCGTCTCGGCAGCCGGACGAACCCCATCGCAGATTTCGACGCCATGCCAGGGTTCGCGCTCCACTCGATTGACCGGCAGAACGTCAGGACGGTGTTTCACTACCTCACACCAAAGGATCTATGA
- a CDS encoding phosphotransferase has protein sequence MAAASEEITSSLVRSVVSEQFPQWAELPIRPVEVQGWDNRTFRLGDRLTVRLPSADGYVAGLVREEHTLAILGSRFRVAIPRVVATGAPSAVFNRPWSVREWIEGHTLTSVETRERENVISSVGDALRELQACDTVGGPWAGSASAYRGCHISAVGEDVQGRLPLLAGRHAEGCRALWDAAVTTVWTEPPVWVHGDVAPGNMLFDGSGQLTALIDFGQTCVGDPASDLAFAWLSCSSRERDRLHDRLELPEDAWLRGAAWALWKALISSPEEMLTKYGRSRDAVLSDVASLMAG, from the coding sequence ATGGCTGCCGCATCCGAAGAGATCACTTCTTCGTTGGTTCGTTCCGTCGTATCGGAGCAGTTCCCTCAGTGGGCGGAGTTGCCGATCCGCCCGGTGGAGGTTCAGGGGTGGGACAACCGCACCTTCCGGCTGGGTGACCGACTGACTGTGCGCCTCCCGAGCGCTGACGGCTACGTCGCCGGCCTCGTCCGGGAAGAGCACACCCTCGCGATCCTCGGCTCCCGCTTTCGCGTCGCGATCCCCCGCGTGGTGGCGACAGGGGCCCCCTCGGCGGTGTTCAACCGACCTTGGTCCGTTCGCGAGTGGATTGAGGGGCATACGTTGACCTCGGTGGAAACGCGCGAGCGAGAGAACGTCATCAGTAGCGTGGGCGACGCCCTGAGGGAGTTGCAGGCCTGCGACACGGTCGGAGGCCCCTGGGCGGGAAGCGCATCTGCCTACCGCGGCTGCCACATCAGCGCGGTTGGCGAGGACGTGCAGGGCCGGCTCCCCCTCCTGGCCGGGCGCCACGCTGAGGGATGCCGGGCACTCTGGGATGCGGCCGTCACCACGGTGTGGACCGAGCCGCCGGTGTGGGTCCATGGCGATGTCGCGCCAGGGAACATGTTGTTCGATGGCAGCGGCCAATTGACGGCGCTCATCGACTTCGGACAGACGTGCGTCGGTGATCCCGCCAGCGACCTGGCCTTCGCGTGGTTGAGTTGCAGTTCTCGCGAACGGGATCGACTGCACGACCGGCTTGAGCTGCCGGAGGATGCCTGGCTACGAGGAGCTGCCTGGGCGTTGTGGAAGGCCCTCATCAGCTCTCCCGAAGAGATGCTCACCAAATATGGGCGCTCACGTGATGCCGTGCTGAGCGACGTGGCCAGCCTGATGGCGGGATGA